One Paenibacillus riograndensis SBR5 DNA segment encodes these proteins:
- the fucU gene encoding L-fucose mutarotase, producing the protein MLNKIPKLLAPELVKAMMEMGHGDELVLADANFPGHALHSRVIRCDGTGIPELLDAILELFPLDHYADYQAALMSVVPGDSTVPVVWDTYKEIISGHDKEAVISHEERFAFYTRARSAYAIVVTGEEALYGNIILKKGVIKSV; encoded by the coding sequence ATGCTGAACAAAATCCCCAAGCTGCTCGCACCCGAACTGGTGAAGGCCATGATGGAAATGGGCCACGGCGACGAACTTGTGCTTGCAGATGCCAACTTCCCCGGGCATGCGCTGCATTCCAGAGTCATCCGCTGCGACGGCACCGGTATTCCAGAGCTGCTGGACGCGATTCTGGAGCTGTTCCCGCTGGATCATTATGCGGACTATCAGGCAGCCTTGATGAGTGTCGTACCGGGAGATTCCACAGTCCCCGTGGTCTGGGACACCTATAAGGAAATCATTTCGGGACATGACAAGGAAGCGGTAATCTCTCATGAAGAACGTTTTGCCTTCTATACCCGCGCCCGAAGTGCCTATGCCATTGTGGTGACCGGGGAGGAAGCGCTGTACGGCAATATCATCCTGAAAAAAGGTGTTATAAAGAGCGTTTGA